A region of Vitis vinifera cultivar Pinot Noir 40024 chromosome 13, ASM3070453v1 DNA encodes the following proteins:
- the LOC100256816 gene encoding protein IQ-DOMAIN 11 isoform X1, whose product MAKRRSWFHIVKRFFIPETHPKTEKEKRRRWLFGRLKIKRLASIEAPPSPVKERVLSEAEEEQSKHALTVAIATAAAAEAAVAAARAAAEVVRLTTTPQATEECDKKTEETPPVEIPIIATPLPDLHHESEDQVLAAIKIQTAFRGYLARKALRALKGLVRLQAIVRGRAVRRQAITTLKCLQSIVNIQSQVCARRCQKAEECVNCDDIKQLQDLKDKVIKMDSNSQRRWDDSLLSKEEGNALFLSKKEAVMKRERIKEYTFGQRERKSIHKPAESEQNKLNGRWRYWLEKWVDTQVAKREELPSLDTVWSSNARSREEFPGKQHTPRNNQRQYHIEGLGSPVLVPRRSFHHRKERSIGDENSFSSPPIPTYMAATESAKAKVRSVSSPKLRPGSLDTFSDSNSPHKNRLSLISSISSEATNCSRISKPGMPQQRSPSLRGPGPIKSSRSTKELSFDSECSLLNWDRRL is encoded by the exons ATGGCGAAGAGGAGGAGCTGGTTCCATATAGTGAAGAGGTTCTTTATTCCAGAGACACACCCAAAAACCGAAAAG GAAAAGAGAAGGAGATGGCTGTTTGGGAGGCTGAAAATCAAAAGATTGGCCTCTATAGAAGCTCCACCATCACCAGTAAAGGAAAGAGTCCTGAGTGAAGCAGAGGAGGAACAGAGCAAGCATGCCTTAACAGTGGCCATTGCcactgctgctgctgctgaaGCTGCTGTTGCAGCTGCCCGCGCTGCTGCTGAGGTTGTTAGGCTCACTACCACCCCACAAGCCACAGAAGAATGTGACAAGAAAACCGAAGAAACCCCGCCTGTTGAAATCCCAATCATTGCCACTCCTCTGCCTGATCTCCATCATGAGAGCGAAGACCAAGTTCTAGCTGCCATTAAAATTCAAACCGCCTTTCGAGGTTATCTT GCAAGGAAAGCTTTGAGAGCATTGAAGGGGCTAGTGAGGCTGCAGGCAATTGTACGAGGCAGAGCAGTTAGACGGCAAGCCATTACTACTCTGAAGTGCTTGCAGTCCATTGTGAATATCCAGTCACAAGTCTGTGCAAGGAGATGTCAGAAGGCAGAAGAATGTGTGAATTGTGATGACATCAAACAGCTGCAGGATCTGAAAGACAAGGTAATTAAG ATGGACTCAAACAGCCAGAGAAGGTGGGATGATAGCCTTTTGTCAAAGGAAGAGGGAAATGCCTTGTTCTTGAGCAAGAAAGAGGCTGTGATGAAGAGAGAGCGGATAAAGGAATACACATTTGGCCAAAGG GAGAGGAAAAGTATCCATAAACCAGCAGAATCGGAGCAGAACAAGCTGAATGGAAGATGGAGGTACTGGTTGGAGAAATGGGTGGACACCCAAGTGGCCAAAAGGGAAGAACTCCCAAGTCTGGACACAGTTTGGTCTTCAAATGCAAGAAGCAGAGAGGAATTTCCAGGAAAACAACATACACCCAGAAACAATCAGAGACAGTACCACATTGAAGGACTGGGTTCACCAGTATTAGTCCCAAGGAGATCATTTCATCACAGAAAAGAGCGGTCCATCGGAGACGAAAACTCATTCTCAAGCCCTCCTATCCCAACCTACATGGCTGCCACTGAATCTGCCAAAGCCAAGGTAAGATCAGTGAGCTCACCAAAGCTAAGGCCAGGGAGCTTAGACACTTTCTCTGATAGCAATTCACCACACAAGAATAGGCTCTCCCTCATATCTTCCATCAGCAGTGAAGCAACAAATTGTAGTAGGATCAGTAAACCAGGCATGCCTCAGCAGAGGTCTCCAAGCTTAAGAGGTCCTGGCCCTATAAAATCAAGCAGATCCACTAAGGAACTCAGCTTTGATTCTGAATGCTCATTGCTGAACTGGGATCGACGCCTCTAG
- the LOC100256816 gene encoding protein IQ-DOMAIN 11 isoform X2 has translation MAKRRSWFHIVKRFFIPETHPKTEKEKRRRWLFGRLKIKRLASIEAPPSPVKERVLSEAEEEQSKHALTVAIATAAAAEAAVAAARAAAEVVRLTTTPQATEECDKKTEETPPVEIPIIATPLPDLHHESEDQVLAAIKIQTAFRGYLARKALRALKGLVRLQAIVRGRAVRRQAITTLKCLQSIVNIQSQVCARRCQKAEECVNCDDIKQLQDLKDKMDSNSQRRWDDSLLSKEEGNALFLSKKEAVMKRERIKEYTFGQRERKSIHKPAESEQNKLNGRWRYWLEKWVDTQVAKREELPSLDTVWSSNARSREEFPGKQHTPRNNQRQYHIEGLGSPVLVPRRSFHHRKERSIGDENSFSSPPIPTYMAATESAKAKVRSVSSPKLRPGSLDTFSDSNSPHKNRLSLISSISSEATNCSRISKPGMPQQRSPSLRGPGPIKSSRSTKELSFDSECSLLNWDRRL, from the exons ATGGCGAAGAGGAGGAGCTGGTTCCATATAGTGAAGAGGTTCTTTATTCCAGAGACACACCCAAAAACCGAAAAG GAAAAGAGAAGGAGATGGCTGTTTGGGAGGCTGAAAATCAAAAGATTGGCCTCTATAGAAGCTCCACCATCACCAGTAAAGGAAAGAGTCCTGAGTGAAGCAGAGGAGGAACAGAGCAAGCATGCCTTAACAGTGGCCATTGCcactgctgctgctgctgaaGCTGCTGTTGCAGCTGCCCGCGCTGCTGCTGAGGTTGTTAGGCTCACTACCACCCCACAAGCCACAGAAGAATGTGACAAGAAAACCGAAGAAACCCCGCCTGTTGAAATCCCAATCATTGCCACTCCTCTGCCTGATCTCCATCATGAGAGCGAAGACCAAGTTCTAGCTGCCATTAAAATTCAAACCGCCTTTCGAGGTTATCTT GCAAGGAAAGCTTTGAGAGCATTGAAGGGGCTAGTGAGGCTGCAGGCAATTGTACGAGGCAGAGCAGTTAGACGGCAAGCCATTACTACTCTGAAGTGCTTGCAGTCCATTGTGAATATCCAGTCACAAGTCTGTGCAAGGAGATGTCAGAAGGCAGAAGAATGTGTGAATTGTGATGACATCAAACAGCTGCAGGATCTGAAAGACAAG ATGGACTCAAACAGCCAGAGAAGGTGGGATGATAGCCTTTTGTCAAAGGAAGAGGGAAATGCCTTGTTCTTGAGCAAGAAAGAGGCTGTGATGAAGAGAGAGCGGATAAAGGAATACACATTTGGCCAAAGG GAGAGGAAAAGTATCCATAAACCAGCAGAATCGGAGCAGAACAAGCTGAATGGAAGATGGAGGTACTGGTTGGAGAAATGGGTGGACACCCAAGTGGCCAAAAGGGAAGAACTCCCAAGTCTGGACACAGTTTGGTCTTCAAATGCAAGAAGCAGAGAGGAATTTCCAGGAAAACAACATACACCCAGAAACAATCAGAGACAGTACCACATTGAAGGACTGGGTTCACCAGTATTAGTCCCAAGGAGATCATTTCATCACAGAAAAGAGCGGTCCATCGGAGACGAAAACTCATTCTCAAGCCCTCCTATCCCAACCTACATGGCTGCCACTGAATCTGCCAAAGCCAAGGTAAGATCAGTGAGCTCACCAAAGCTAAGGCCAGGGAGCTTAGACACTTTCTCTGATAGCAATTCACCACACAAGAATAGGCTCTCCCTCATATCTTCCATCAGCAGTGAAGCAACAAATTGTAGTAGGATCAGTAAACCAGGCATGCCTCAGCAGAGGTCTCCAAGCTTAAGAGGTCCTGGCCCTATAAAATCAAGCAGATCCACTAAGGAACTCAGCTTTGATTCTGAATGCTCATTGCTGAACTGGGATCGACGCCTCTAG